One stretch of Dissulfurimicrobium hydrothermale DNA includes these proteins:
- a CDS encoding DUF72 domain-containing protein — translation MAFLRVGCSGFNYRDWRCRFYPKDTPQKEWLDYYSSIFNTVELNVTFYRLPLLTTFEHWHSSTPDDFGFSVKGSRFITHIKRLNDVEAPLELFFSRVLLLKEKLLVVLWQFPPRFKLDIERFSSFLDLLKDYPARNTFEFRHESWICEEILDLCRRYNVSLTMADWPLFLDRLPVTSDFVYMRRHGENGTYATSYSKSKLETDAARIRSYLNQQIKVFIYFNNDYNAYAPQNAIDLMEILKNVS, via the coding sequence ATGGCTTTCTTGAGAGTCGGATGTAGCGGTTTTAATTATCGGGATTGGAGGTGCAGATTCTATCCTAAAGATACCCCACAAAAGGAATGGCTTGATTACTACTCTAGCATTTTCAACACCGTCGAATTGAACGTCACTTTCTACAGATTGCCTCTTTTAACGACCTTTGAGCATTGGCATTCCAGCACCCCTGATGATTTTGGCTTTTCTGTGAAAGGAAGCAGATTTATTACCCATATCAAGAGACTTAACGATGTCGAAGCGCCGTTGGAACTATTTTTTTCCAGGGTCCTTTTGTTGAAAGAAAAGCTTCTTGTCGTGCTTTGGCAATTTCCCCCTAGATTTAAACTGGATATTGAACGATTCAGCAGCTTTTTGGATCTACTGAAGGATTATCCAGCAAGAAATACCTTTGAATTCCGTCATGAAAGTTGGATATGCGAAGAGATATTAGATCTATGCAGGCGATATAACGTCTCTCTTACCATGGCCGATTGGCCCCTTTTTTTGGACAGATTGCCCGTTACCTCCGATTTTGTCTATATGAGACGTCATGGCGAAAACGGTACCTATGCCACCTCTTATTCGAAAAGCAAACTTGAAACAGATGCCGCAAGGATTAGAAGTTACCTGAATCAACAAATAAAGGTATTTATATATTTTAACAATGATTATAACGCCTACGCACCACAAAATGCCATTGACCTCATGGAAATCTTAAAAAATGTATCATAA
- a CDS encoding M48 family metallopeptidase, whose protein sequence is MPYSQIIALMLALLIVVDAPVDINPFMSAWSVAAFWLLKATAFALLVFRLAGNKKIGSIGMLQEKLQWLSLFALAIDFYVFDLKIFIAHLIAWPTPGLVNICSLGFYLIYLIMAWAACWLGLKKRGLATISIQDEIDLRLRLVLPAIIPYLAVTLAGDIIGRVQWPGFSDFINSPVGETTSIGVAFIAIIVFVPLMIKSIWRCTPLSKGYVRDLIEDFLADSGTRYREILLWSLGGQGLCTAAVLGVAPRFRYILLTPCLIQNLTPNEIKAVLAHETAHVKKKHILWYFIFIGTFGLIIYNIFNTLWMWLVSQRYFLMPLLYLDDAAPDIFPLLSSLPLGLMLVLYFRFFIGYFMRNFEREADLAVFDVQGHPQYLINALEKVASISGINKEQPNWHHYGIAQRVDFLQAAAQNPKLKTVFLKQLRQKKALFLLVALFLAAAPDISKAIAQLVIHNAGF, encoded by the coding sequence ATGCCCTATAGCCAAATCATCGCTTTGATGCTCGCATTGCTCATTGTGGTGGACGCGCCTGTAGATATAAATCCGTTCATGTCCGCCTGGTCTGTCGCTGCCTTCTGGTTATTGAAGGCCACAGCCTTTGCGTTGCTGGTTTTTCGACTCGCTGGAAACAAAAAGATTGGATCGATCGGTATGTTGCAGGAAAAACTGCAGTGGCTATCGCTTTTTGCACTTGCAATAGACTTTTATGTATTTGATTTAAAAATTTTTATAGCTCATCTCATCGCCTGGCCGACTCCTGGCCTGGTCAATATATGTTCTCTGGGCTTTTATCTAATATATCTCATTATGGCTTGGGCCGCCTGTTGGTTGGGCCTTAAAAAGCGCGGGCTTGCAACCATCTCCATCCAAGACGAAATAGATCTTAGATTGAGATTGGTGCTTCCCGCTATAATTCCCTATCTTGCTGTCACCTTGGCCGGCGACATTATCGGCAGAGTCCAGTGGCCTGGATTCAGCGATTTCATAAATAGCCCTGTCGGTGAGACCACTTCCATTGGGGTCGCTTTCATTGCCATAATCGTTTTTGTTCCCTTGATGATAAAATCTATATGGAGGTGCACCCCCCTTTCAAAAGGATATGTCAGGGACCTGATAGAGGATTTTCTAGCCGATTCAGGGACCAGATATCGCGAAATACTCTTGTGGTCACTCGGAGGGCAAGGTCTGTGTACAGCAGCAGTTTTGGGCGTGGCACCGAGATTCCGCTACATACTTCTGACACCATGTCTGATCCAAAATCTTACGCCTAATGAAATAAAGGCTGTACTTGCCCATGAAACGGCCCATGTCAAAAAGAAACACATCTTGTGGTATTTTATTTTTATTGGCACCTTCGGTCTGATAATATATAATATATTTAATACCCTTTGGATGTGGCTCGTTTCACAGCGATATTTTCTAATGCCTCTTCTTTATCTAGACGATGCCGCCCCAGATATCTTTCCTCTTCTCTCGAGTCTTCCGTTAGGCCTTATGCTGGTCCTTTATTTCAGATTTTTTATAGGATATTTCATGAGGAATTTTGAACGCGAGGCGGATCTCGCAGTATTTGATGTGCAAGGACATCCACAATATCTGATAAATGCACTTGAAAAGGTGGCATCCATCTCGGGCATAAATAAGGAGCAACCGAACTGGCATCATTACGGCATCGCTCAGCGCGTGGATTTTCTCCAGGCTGCAGCACAAAACCCTAAATTAAAGACGGTATTTTTGAAACAACTCAGACAAAAAAAGGCCCTGTTTTTACTTGTTGCCTTATTTTTGGCCGCAGCACCCGATATAAGCAAGGCCATTGCACAGTTGGTTATTCATAATGCAGGTTTTTAA